From a region of the Zingiber officinale cultivar Zhangliang chromosome 4B, Zo_v1.1, whole genome shotgun sequence genome:
- the LOC121975410 gene encoding eukaryotic initiation factor 4A-III homolog B-like: protein MATSAAPPRGRQPPGRNIDDENLVFETSPGVEAITSFDQMGIRDDLLRGIYAYGFEKPSAIQQRAVIPIFNGRDVIAQAQSGTGKSSMIALSVCQMVDTTNREVQALILSPTRELASQTEKVILAIGEYINVQAHACVGGKSIGEDIRKLEYGVHVVSGTPGRVCDMIKRRTMRTRAIKILILDEADEMLSRGFKDQIYDVYRYLPPELQVALISATLPHEILEITNKFMTDPIRILVKRDELTLEGIKQFFVAVEKEEWKFDTLCDLYDTLTITQAVIFCNTKRKVDWLTEKMRSNNFTVSSMHGDMPQKERDAIMAEFRSGATRVLITTDVWARGIDVQQVSLVINYDLPNNRELYIHRIGRSGRFGRKGVAINFVRKDDIRILRDIEQYYSTQIDEMPMNVADLI from the exons ATGGCCACCAGCGCAGCGCCCCCACGCGGCCGGCAGCCTCCGGGGCGCAACATAGACGACGAGAACCTGGTCTTCGAGACCAGCCCTGGGGTCGAGGCCATCACCAGCTTCGACCAGATGGGTATCCGCGATGACCTCCTCCGTGGTATCTACGCCTATGGTTTCGAGAAGCCCTCCGCCATCCAGCAGAGAGCTGTGATTCCCATTTTCAATGGCCGCGACGTCATCGCCCAGGCTCAATCCGGTACCGGGAAATCCTCCATGATCGCCCTGTCCGTCTGCCAGATGGTTGATACTACCAATAGAGA AGTGCAGGCACTTATTTTGTCACCTACAAGAGAACTTGCTTCCCAGACCGAGAAGGTGATATTGGCCATTGGTGAATACATAAATGTGCAAGCGCATGCATGTGTTGGTGGAAAGAGCATAGGTGAAGATATTAGAAAGCTAGAGTATGGTGTTCATGTGGTTTCGGGGACGCCTGGTAGAGTTTGTGACATGATCAAAAGGAGGACGATGCGCACAAGAGCTATTAAAATTCTTATTCTT GATGAAGCTGATGAGATGCTGAGTAGGGGCTTTAAGGATCAGATTTATGATGTGTACAGATACCTGCCTCCTGAACTTCAG GTTGCTCTGATATCTGCTACACTACCTCATGAAATCCTGGAGATAACCAACAAATTCATGACTGATCCAATAAGAATCCTTGTCAAGCGTGATGAATTGACATTGGAG GGTATCAAACAATTTTTCGTGGCTGTGGAGAAAGAGGAATGGAAGTTTGATACATTATGTGATCTCTATGACACTCTCACCATTACTCAAGCTGTTATTTTCTGCAATACAAAAAGAAAG gttgactggttgactgaaaAAATGCGCTCTAACAACTTCACAGTATCATCTATGCATGGTGACATGCCGCAAAAAGAGCGAGATGCAATCATGGCAGAATTTAGGTCAGGGGCAACTCGTGTATTGATCACTACCGACGTATGGGCTAGGGGGATCGATGTCCAGCAG GTGTCGTTGGTGATAAACTATGACCTTCCAAACAATCGAGAACTCTACATACATCGGATTGGTCGTTCTGGACGCTTTGGGCGCAAG GGTGTGGCCATAAACTTTGTGAGGAAGGACGACATCCGAATCCTGAGGGATATCGAACAGTACTACAGCACACAGATTGATGAAATGCCAATGAATGTTGCTGATCTCATCTGA
- the LOC121975411 gene encoding probable LRR receptor-like serine/threonine-protein kinase At1g63430, producing the protein MGALGCYVCKKMKKSPGFQFLLVLIFNWRVLLAQVHSFPHYEVSALVSFKRAAFEDPFSALSDWNPLDGSPCSWTGVTCSANQDSVVFLNLSGSSLKGFLTPELRNLGCLQELHLNNNLLLGTIPVEIGMLKNLTVLDLSMNQLTGPIPPMLGELTAIKKLDLHSNELTGNIPPELGKLENLVELRLDRNRLEGQIPGGSNLNVSATSHGVHDSKSSDLCHLSKLRTGDFSYNFLVGQIPSCLKYLQRSSFQGNCFQDKYWVLQRTLRSCHSNKNQAIAKEKDKQFTDEYNKHPSPQQPEWLLILEVTTGFIILVFIITGIATAVRTCKLKNSEKIHWKKKMSWKGEMSISIDGDILKNVPRFIRAELEIACEDFSNIIGTSSHGMVYKGTMKDATEVAVISLCNLEDQWTNYLELSFHTKVADLARMDHENLPKLLGYCKETEPFSRMLVLGYASNGTLYEHIHYGDGSQLSWIRRMKIILGVARGLQYLHTELQPPFVLSEISSNAVYLTEDFSPKLVDFKSCKVIFSESKKSAGYITNGGSLPGHNSSREQQDMEIQANIFAFGVLLLEIISGRPPNCKERGCLITWATEYLQNPEEKVKLVDPGLKNVKSEDLTVICSVVSLCIEPDPTKRPSMQAITGMLEEKIELSAAALLKESPLVWAELALSS; encoded by the exons ATGGGAGCTCTCGGATGCTACGTGTgcaagaagatgaagaaatcGCCAGGGTTTCAGTTCCTTCTTGTGCTTATTTTCAACTGGAGGGTTCTCCTCGCTCAAGTGCACTCCTTTCCTCACTATGAAG TCTCTGCGCTGGTCTCCTTTAAGCGCGCTGCATTTGAGGACCCTTTCTCGGCTTTATCCGATTGGAATCCCCTCGATGGGAGTCCTTGCAGCTGGACCGGCGTCACCTGCTCCGCGAATCAGGATTCTGTGGTTTTTCT AAACCTTTCTGGATCGTCATTGAAAGGATTTCTTACTCCTGAGCTTAGAAATCTCGGTTGTCTTCAAGAACT GCATTTGAACAATAACTTGCTTTTAGGCACGATTCCGGTGGAAATAGGGATGTTGAAGAACCTAACGGTGTTGGATTTGAGCATGAATCAGCTCACTGGTCCTATACCTCCTATGCTTGGAGAATTAACTGCCATCAAAAAATT AGATCTCCATTCCAATGAGTTGACTGGTAACATACCGCCTGAACTTGGTAAATTGGAGAATCTTGTGGAGCTAAGATTAGACAGGAATAGGCTTGAAGGACAAATTCCAGGAGGCAGCAACTTAAATGTCTCTGCAACATCGCATGGCGT gCATGATAGCAAAAGCAGTGACCTTTGCCATTTATCTAAGTTAAGAACTGGAGATTTTTCCTACAATTTCTTGGTTGGACAAATACCATCATGTTTGAAGTATCTACAAag GTCAAGCTTCCAAGGAAATTGCTTTCAAGATAAATACTGGGTTTTGCAGCGGACTCTTCGTTCAT GTCATTCAAACAAAAATCAGGCAATAGCTAAGGAGAAAGATAAACAGTTTACTGATGAGTATAATAAGCATCCGAGTCCACAGCAGCCAGAATGGCTTTTGATTCTGGAGGTCACAACTGGATTTATTATACTTGTCTTCATTATCACAGGAATTGCCACTGCTGTAAGGACGTGTAAGTTAAAAAATTCAGAGAAAATCCATTGGAAGAAAAAAATGAGTTGGAAGGGTGAGATGTCAATATCAATAG ACGGTGACATATTAAAAAATGTTCCAAGGTTTATCCGCGCGGAACTTGAAATAGCTTGTGAGGATTTCAGTAATATAATTGGCACTTCCTCACATGGTATGGTCTACAAAGGAACAATGAAGGATGCAACTGAAGTTGCTGTTATCTCATTATGCAACTTAGAAGACCAATGGACAAACTATCTTGAGTTATCCTTTCACACTAAG GTAGCAGATCTTGCTAGAATGGATCATGAAAACCTACCGAAGTTACTGGGTTATTGCAAAGAAACTGAACCTTTTTCAAGGATGCTGGTACTTGGTTATGCCTCTAATGGGACATTGTACGAACATATACATT ATGGTGATGGATCTCAGTTATCTTGGATTAGACGCATGAAAATAATTCTAGGGGTTGCTCGGGGATTACAGTACTTGCACACGGAGCTGCAACCACCATTCGTGCTGTCTGAAATTAGTTCAAATGCTGTGTATCTCACTGAAGATTTTTCCCCAAAG TTGGTTGATTTCAAGAGCTGCAAAGTTATTTTCTCAGAATCCAAGAAGAGTGCTGGTTACATCACCAATGGAGGTTCTCTTCCAGGACACAATTCTTCTCGCGAGCAACAAGACATGGAGATACAAGCAAACATATTTGCTTTTGGAGTGCTTCTACTGGAAATAATCAGTGGAAGACCTCCAAACTGCAAGGAAAGAGGGTGTCTGATAACTTGG GCCACTGAGTACCTTCAAAACCCAGAAGAGAAAGTTAAACTAGTCGATCCTGGACTAAAAAATGTGAAGTCAGAAGATCTCACGGTCATATGCAGTGTGGTTAGCCTCTGCATCGAACCCGATCCCACGAAGAGGCCATCGATGCAAGCAATCACTGGTATGTTGGAGGAAAAAATTGAGTTATCAGCTGCTGCCCTTCTCAAGGAGTCTCCCTTGGTATGGGCTGAGCTAGCCTTGTCTTCCTAA